The DNA window TTGGACGCCTCCTGGGCATCCATCACCAAAGCGTCAGCAATTGGGTGACGCGCGCTGCCGATGCCTTGCCTGCTACCGTCACTGATGCTACCCCCAGTGAAACGATTGAACTGGATGAACGCTACCCCTTTGTCCAGCAGAAAAAAACGAAGTCTACATCATCGTCGCCATCTCCCGCCGCAGCGGGCTGATCGTTGGGCAGCAGGTCAGCCAGGATCGGAGCCTGGTCACCTTACAAACGGTGGTAGACACCTTGCCCAGGGCGACACGCTCCACCAGCGATGGGCATGCCGCCTATCAAGAAGTGGTCTGGCCTGAAGGCAGCCAGCATCTGGTCTCGATAGGCAAGGAAGAAACCTACACCGTCGAAAGTCTCAATGCCAACTTGCGCACGTATCTCAAGCGGTTAGCGCGCCGCTGCCGCTGTTTCAGTCGCTCCCTGGACGCCTTACGGCGTGCGGTGCGGCTCTTTGTCTATTATTACAACCAGCGCCAGCGGCTCTATCTCGCGCATCCCAGACTGCGCGGACATTTGCCTCTGCTCAATTAGCCACTCCTCTCATGCCTCCAGTCTAGCATATCGCTCAATATTTCTGGTCACCGCTCTAACTTCCGGCTGGGGATGGCCCCAGTGATGTTCCCTCCATAATTGCTCACGTTCCGGACGGGCATGGAGAGCTTCCTTTCGAGGCAGGGAGCACGAGCAGGTCTACTACCACAAGCAAAAACGCGGCTGAGCCGATTTTTCGCAGGTGAGAGTGTTTCCAGACCAGGAACAACGGGCGTGTCATCTGGACCAGCCCTTGCCTAAGGAGAGGGGCGCAAACGACGGATCCTGCAGGATCGCTTGCTCATCGGCTGAGCGTGTCTGCTCAGCCAGCGCGGCTGGAGCACTGGCGGTCTCCCTTTCCGGATCCGTGGTCCGCTGTCTGGTGGCAATCATCCGCTTCCTCCTCTCGCAGAGGCATCTGGCTTCTGTTGTTGAAGCCCTCTTCCCACCATCGCTGCCATCCACAGGCCAATTGGCGAGGGCTCTCCACGAGCCCACGAGCGCGGCAGCAGCGATGAGTTGGGGGAGATCGGATCGCCAGGCCGTTGCTCACTGGCTCGTCTTCTCGCCTGCTTTTGGCATGCGGAGTGCTTCGTCCTTAGGAGAGGGAGGAGCGACGTTGTGACGATCGCGTGCGTCTGGCTGCCGGGACAGCGGGAGCTGATGCCCCGCGCCCAGGCGTACCACAAGCTGGAGGCGGTGGCCGCGGGCCATCAATTCTCCTCGCTTGACTCCCCGCGGCATGTCGCTCCAGGAAGGAAGGTCGGTATGGCACTGCCATTGGCCAATTTGTTTTTTGTGAGTCTGAACATTGGGGGGCCTGGCGTCAAGTTCCTGATCCTCACATTCCAGATTGGCGACAAGCCCGCGATCTCGTATGACCTGCTCCAGTTGCTACTGATCCTGGGCATCTCGATTGTGGCTGCGGTCCTGCTGGAGC is part of the Ktedonobacterales bacterium genome and encodes:
- a CDS encoding IS1 family transposase; this translates as MVTLQTVVDTLPRATRSTSDGHAAYQEVVWPEGSQHLVSIGKEETYTVESLNANLRTYLKRLARRCRCFSRSLDALRRAVRLFVYYYNQRQRLYLAHPRLRGHLPLLN